The following proteins are encoded in a genomic region of Trypanosoma brucei gambiense DAL972 chromosome 8, complete sequence:
- a CDS encoding dynein heavy chain, cytosolic, putative, which translates to MTTKSAVRKARQSATPRAFPSTLSRHDKTVKKLPAPLQCAALMLEEPASDPSTPVEHKAISVPPPPPPNCDPTKMIISDRSFVDSKCNDFSAGKVTGVDISCGVVPIHVDDVVAYEYIDNCRRWRWGLATVVALPAPWVVQLLLWRSDGELLLSSSRYCNGQHSSHAHNLASDYTADVGIKSCHSPDSISKHRRQLLMHQLERLKEERDYVQEAMDGLVRRLAVHRLTYRTQRQRVQDAATAAEHLLAEAQARVKSINQRDWREIRCYRNPPAIVRLVVEAVFAVLGEHDCGKWRWSRLQKAMRRSSFLHAVERFKPCHLSESAKQHIRKKFMEDSRFTYEAAVKGSQALGYLEQWVVVQVESAAAKEGLAAYDEAHGKECGAIVMLEGEVNALRDKLDQYMKEEENIQTALHRVTGEFPNNFSEVGDGDDTTSSAVDAGFGVTDGWDGCGCGCGCGDVNGGSALNCDDCSGCFINCDNVRVMEGTPRDVVSASVAIDVCKGHIVNNINSALREDAGCVQEAGAVWTGTEELLLVLRTTILCNFNRAEQTIIHLTHEQMSALGEALRRRGHSLINNSWEVDRRAGEMERDLQDALEELRGHHGRTLHDLRQLEIENYELTRKLERREQELDKLNRAIQDGIGLFCTPRGSQLGSTRGTPRSYEMDGRMSTTGNGSNVSNRSRRWNSSTHFLSTAVSCADESQSNRLSPVDQRDASKATASTTSSRPLPTAAYVQLLEDDLRFVQEELQRSKDELNNFRKMVTPGYYTSTALWLDRESVMEVQAKKIAALVEALAHSDEGRRHVEERMMTEHRQLMARMEALQRDMEQQRGAGKNSLPIPQNV; encoded by the coding sequence ATGACGACGAAGTCAGCCGTGCGAAAGGCGAGACAGTCGGCAACCCCACGTGCATTTCCATCAACATTGTCACGCCATGACAAAACCGTGAAGAAGTTGCCGGCACCGCTGCAGTGTGCGGCATTGATGTTGGAAGAGCCCGCATCCGACCCTTCAACGCCTGTAGAACATAAGGCCATTTCCGTcccacctccaccaccaccgaaCTGCGATCCCACAAAAATGATAATTTCTGATCGAAGTTTTGTCGACAGTAAATGTAATGATTTCTCTGCTGGTAAAGTTACCGGTGTGGATATCAGTTGTGGCGTTGTGCCCATACATGTGGATGATGTTGTCGCTTACGAGTACATTGATAACTGCCGGCGCTGGCGGTGGGGGTTGGCAACGGTTGTTGCTCTCCCTGCACCATGGGTTGTGCAACTACTGCTATGGCGCAGCGACGGAGAGTTACTATTGTCATCATCAAGGTATTGCAACGGTCAACACAGCAGTCATGCACACAATTTGGCAAGTGATTATACGGCAGATGTTGGGATTAAGAGTTGTCATTCGCCGGACTCAATTTCCAAACATCGGAGGCAGTTACTGATGCACCAACTCGAGCGGCTGAAGGAGGAGCGTGATTACGTGCAAGAGGCAATGGATGGGTTGGTTAGACGTCTTGCTGTCCATCGTTTAACTTACAGAACCCAACGTCAGAGAGTGCAGGACGCAGCGACGGCAGCGGAGCATTTGTTAGCTGAGGCCCAAGCGCGGGTGAAATCCATTAACCAGCGGGACTGGCGGGAGATTCGTTGCTATCGTAACCCACCAGCGATTGTGCGACTCGTGGTGGAAGCCGTTTTCGCGGTGTTGGGTGAACACGACTGCGGGAAGTGGCGATGGTCCCGATTGCAAAAGGCGATGCGCAGAAGTAGCTTCCTCCATGCTGTGGAGCGATTCAAGCCTTGCCATTTGAGCGAGTCCGCGAAGCAACACATACGCAAGAAGTTCATGGAAGATTCCCGCTTCACATACGAGGCTGCGGTGAAGGGAAGCCAAGCATTGGGTTATCTTGAGCAATGGGTTGTCGTACAAGTGGAAAGCGCGGCTGCGAAGGAGGGTCTCGCCGCATATGATGAAGCCCACGGTAAAGAGTGCGGTGCTATAGTCATGTTGGAGGGGGAGGTGAACGCGCTGCGGGATAAACTGGACCAGTAcatgaaagaggaagaaaatattcAAACAGCCCTCCACAGGGTAACAGGAGAGTTTCCGAACAACTTCAGCGAAGTTGGTGACGGTGACGACACCACCAGTTCTGCTGTCGACGCGGGCTTTGGTGTTACTGATGGCTGGGATGGGTGTGGGTGTGGGTGTGGGTGTGGTGATGTGAACGGTGGGAGTGCGTTAAACTGTGACGACTGCAGCGGATGTTTTATCAACTGTGACAATGTGAGGGTAATGGAAGGAACTCCGCGTGACGTTGTCTCCGCATCCGTTGCCATTGATGTCTGCAAAGGTCACATtgtcaacaacatcaactcAGCCTTACGTGAAGATGCCGGTTGCGTTCAGGAGGCCGGTGCAGTATGGACAGGTACTGAAGAGCTATTGCTCGTCTTGCGAACCACTATTCTTTGCAACTTCAATCGAGCGGAGCAGACTATAATTCACCTTACGCACGAGCAAATGAGCGCACTTGGAGAGGCGCTGCGTCGGCGTGGTCATAGCCTGATAAATAATTCCTGGGAGGTTGACCGGCGGGCCGGGGAAATGGAGAGGGATCTGCAAGATGCGCTGGAGGAACTCCGTGGACATCATGGTCGGACATTACACGACCTTCGGCAACTAGAAATTGAGAATTATGAACTCACAAGGAAGCTTGAGCGGCGTGAGCAGGAGTTGGATAAACTCAACCGGGCAATACAAGATGGCATTGGTTTGTTCTGTACTCCACGCGGATCACAACTTGGCTCGACACGCGGGACCCCTCGGAGTTATGAAATGGATGGCAGGATGAGTACCACTGGGAATGGATCAAACGTTTCCAATCGTTCACGTCGATGGAACTCGTCAACTCACTTTTTGTCCACTGCTGTCAGCTGCGCTGACGAGTCGCAGAGTAACCGGTTGAGCCCGGTGGATCAACGGGACGCCTCGAAAGCAACGGCTTCGACGACATCATCACGCCCGCTTCCCACCGCCGCCTACGTGCAATTGTTGGAGGATGATTTGCGGTTCGTGCAGGAGGAGCTGCAGCGCAGTAAAGATGAACTCAACAATTTCCGTAAGATGGTGACACCTGGTTATTATACTTCCACCGCGTTATGGTTAGACCGAGAGAGTGTGATGGAGGTTCAGGCAAAGAAGATTGCAGCACTTGTGGAAGCACTCGCGCACAGTGATGAGGGGCGACGACATGTTGAGGAACGCATGATGACTGAGCACCGCCAACTGATGGCTCGCATGGAGGCGTTGCAGCGGGATATGGAGCAACAGAGAGGAGCCGGTAAAAACTCTCTTCCCATTCCCCAAAATGTGTGA